One segment of Anaeromyxobacter diazotrophicus DNA contains the following:
- a CDS encoding 4Fe-4S dicluster domain-containing protein: MGFFTDTTLCIGCKACEVACKQWNQLPDDGFLFTGMSYDNTGQLGASTWRHVAFVERTTRLPGQGTPRDGTEAGTMAFAPLRPAGQPGTTSLLADFVAPSHIESPVPLGPTQRALSNFSWLMMSDVCKHCERAGCLEACPTGSIVRTEFGSVYVQPDVCNGCGYCVSACPFGVIARREDDGRAWKCTLCYDRLKDGMVPACAKACPTASIQFGELGELRARGAKRVEQLLARGVAEARLYGESALAQPGTEGLHAFFLLCDEPEAYNLPPDPVVPTKHITRAWYAMAASVVGLAALCLGAVAGARRT; encoded by the coding sequence ATGGGCTTCTTCACCGACACCACGCTCTGCATCGGCTGCAAGGCGTGCGAGGTCGCGTGCAAGCAGTGGAACCAGCTCCCCGACGACGGCTTCCTCTTCACCGGGATGAGCTACGACAACACCGGCCAGCTCGGCGCCTCCACCTGGCGGCACGTGGCCTTCGTCGAGCGGACCACCCGGCTCCCGGGCCAGGGGACCCCGCGCGACGGCACCGAGGCGGGGACGATGGCGTTCGCGCCGCTCAGGCCCGCCGGCCAGCCCGGCACCACCAGCCTGCTGGCGGACTTCGTGGCGCCGTCGCACATCGAGTCGCCGGTACCGCTCGGCCCGACCCAGCGGGCGCTCTCGAACTTCTCCTGGCTCATGATGTCGGACGTCTGCAAGCACTGCGAGCGCGCCGGCTGCCTGGAGGCGTGCCCCACCGGCTCGATCGTCCGGACCGAGTTCGGCTCGGTCTACGTGCAGCCCGACGTCTGCAACGGCTGCGGCTACTGCGTCTCGGCCTGCCCGTTCGGGGTCATCGCCCGGCGCGAGGACGACGGGCGCGCCTGGAAGTGCACCCTCTGCTACGACCGGCTCAAGGACGGGATGGTGCCGGCCTGCGCCAAGGCGTGCCCGACCGCCTCGATCCAGTTCGGGGAGCTGGGCGAGCTGCGGGCGCGCGGCGCGAAGCGCGTCGAGCAGCTCCTCGCGCGCGGGGTCGCCGAGGCGCGCCTCTACGGCGAGAGCGCCCTCGCGCAGCCGGGCACCGAGGGGCTGCACGCGTTCTTCCTGCTGTGCGACGAGCCGGAGGCCTACAACCTGCCGCCCGATCCCGTCGTCCCGACGAAGCACATCACCCGCGCCTGGTACGCCATGGCGGCGAGCGTGGTCGGGCTGGCGGCGCTCTGCCTGGGCGCCGTCGCCGGCGCGAGGAGGACCTGA
- the nrfD gene encoding NrfD/PsrC family molybdoenzyme membrane anchor subunit: protein MRARHLPDDRPHDGRNVDPELGALLGEGSHQRVKDLAPSPAAPRSDEVPSLAYEADRGRSYYGLPLLKEPVWRWYVPAYFYVGGVAGAAAALGAAAQLAGWRGSPGPVRQRHPGVEHRLIGRCRLIATAGAGASAVLLIADLGRPARFLDMLRVFRPTSPMNMGTWFLSAFGACCAASTLPHLWPARRPWQRTVSDAAAFGAGVMGLPLCTYTGVLIANTAVPIWHGTRNALPVLFGASGAAGAASLLELWPPGGTGDDVVHRFSLLGKTLELALGEVFAYEARRVPRVARPLRRGASGALWRTAQVLSAAGLAATALSRRGSPLRRTAGLLGTLGALTLRFAILQAGRASARDPLATSEQQRAGRGGAAELTERDRAGASHPALRGVGAGRETEAAPREEHP, encoded by the coding sequence ATGCGCGCGAGGCACCTTCCGGACGACCGTCCGCACGACGGCAGGAACGTCGATCCCGAGCTGGGCGCGCTCCTCGGCGAGGGCTCCCACCAGCGCGTGAAGGACCTCGCGCCTTCCCCTGCCGCGCCACGCTCGGACGAGGTGCCCTCGCTCGCCTACGAGGCCGACCGGGGCCGGAGCTACTACGGCCTGCCGCTCCTGAAGGAGCCGGTGTGGCGCTGGTACGTCCCGGCCTACTTCTACGTGGGCGGGGTGGCGGGGGCGGCGGCGGCGCTGGGGGCGGCCGCCCAGCTCGCGGGCTGGCGCGGCAGCCCCGGCCCGGTCCGCCAGCGTCACCCCGGCGTCGAGCACCGGCTCATCGGGCGGTGCCGCCTCATCGCGACGGCCGGCGCGGGCGCCTCGGCGGTCCTGCTCATCGCCGATCTGGGCCGGCCCGCGCGCTTCCTCGACATGCTGCGCGTCTTCCGCCCCACCTCGCCCATGAACATGGGGACCTGGTTCCTCTCCGCCTTCGGCGCCTGCTGCGCCGCCTCGACCCTGCCGCACCTCTGGCCGGCGCGGCGGCCCTGGCAGCGGACGGTCTCCGACGCCGCGGCCTTCGGCGCGGGGGTGATGGGCCTGCCGCTCTGCACGTACACCGGCGTGCTCATCGCCAACACGGCCGTGCCGATCTGGCACGGGACGCGCAACGCGCTGCCGGTCCTGTTCGGCGCGTCCGGGGCCGCCGGCGCCGCCTCGCTCCTCGAGCTGTGGCCGCCCGGGGGCACCGGCGACGACGTGGTGCACCGGTTCTCCCTGCTCGGGAAGACCCTCGAGCTGGCGCTCGGCGAGGTGTTCGCCTACGAGGCCCGGCGCGTGCCGCGCGTCGCGCGTCCGCTCCGCCGCGGCGCCTCGGGGGCGCTGTGGCGGACCGCCCAGGTGCTCTCGGCGGCCGGGCTCGCGGCGACGGCGCTCTCCCGGCGCGGCTCGCCGCTGCGGCGGACGGCCGGCCTGCTCGGCACGCTGGGCGCGCTCACGCTGCGGTTCGCGATCCTGCAGGCGGGGCGGGCGTCCGCGCGCGACCCGCTCGCCACCTCCGAGCAGCAGAGGGCCGGGCGCGGGGGCGCCGCCGAGCTTACGGAGAGGGATCGGGCGGGCGCTTCCCACCCCGCTTTGCGCGGGGTGGGAGCGGGCAGGGAGACGGAGGCCGCACCACGTGAAGAGCACCCCTGA
- the moaA gene encoding GTP 3',8-cyclase MoaA, with amino-acid sequence MKSTPETLSIPPLQDAQGRLIAYLRLSLTDRCNFRCNYCSPSEYEEPSSVLTRPELARLVGVFARLGVRRVRLTGGEPTLRKDLVAIAGDVGATLGVEEVALTTNGHRLAELARPLRAAGVGALNVSLDTLRPERLGAISGRGARLADVLAGVDAAAAEGFPHLKLNTVVLGGVNEDELGDLVRYAWARGASPRFIELMPFAQGTPVPTARVKALLAAQGVALEPCEKRGWGPAHYMRERGAGAAARHVGFIGAMTENFCERCNRARVAADGGFQVCLGGEAQVPLGALLRGGASDEALEVSIRQALAHKAPRHHMEEASAGLVKLRPMMGIGG; translated from the coding sequence GTGAAGAGCACCCCTGAGACGCTTTCCATCCCGCCCCTGCAGGACGCGCAAGGGCGCCTCATCGCCTACCTGCGGCTGTCGCTCACCGACCGCTGCAACTTCCGATGCAACTACTGCTCGCCGTCGGAGTACGAGGAGCCCTCCTCCGTCCTCACCCGCCCCGAGCTCGCCCGCCTGGTGGGGGTGTTCGCGCGGCTCGGCGTGCGCCGGGTGCGCCTCACGGGCGGCGAGCCCACGCTGCGCAAGGACCTCGTCGCCATCGCCGGCGACGTCGGCGCCACGCTCGGGGTGGAGGAGGTGGCGCTCACGACCAACGGGCACCGCCTCGCGGAGCTGGCCCGGCCGCTGCGCGCCGCGGGCGTGGGCGCGCTCAACGTGTCGCTCGACACCCTCCGGCCGGAGCGGCTCGGCGCCATCTCGGGGCGCGGCGCGCGCCTGGCGGACGTGCTGGCCGGCGTGGACGCTGCCGCCGCCGAGGGCTTCCCGCACCTCAAGCTCAACACGGTGGTGCTGGGCGGGGTGAACGAGGACGAGCTGGGCGACCTCGTCCGCTACGCCTGGGCGCGCGGGGCGTCGCCGCGCTTCATCGAGCTCATGCCGTTCGCGCAGGGTACGCCGGTCCCGACCGCGCGCGTGAAGGCGCTGCTCGCGGCGCAGGGCGTGGCGCTCGAGCCGTGCGAGAAGCGCGGCTGGGGGCCGGCCCACTACATGCGGGAGCGCGGCGCCGGCGCGGCGGCGCGGCACGTCGGCTTCATCGGCGCCATGACCGAGAACTTCTGCGAGCGCTGCAACCGCGCGCGCGTGGCCGCCGACGGCGGCTTCCAGGTGTGCCTGGGCGGCGAGGCCCAGGTGCCGCTCGGCGCGCTGCTGCGCGGGGGCGCGAGCGACGAGGCCCTCGAGGTTTCCATCCGCCAGGCGCTGGCTCACAAGGCGCCGCGGCACCACATGGAGGAGGCGAGCGCCGGGCTCGTGAAGCTCCGGCCGATGATGGGCATCGGCGGCTAG